GATATTGAACCTTTATTTCCTTTCGGCTACGGCTTAAGCTATACCCGATTTGCATACTCCGGCTTAACAGTGAGCCAGACGGAAATTAAGGATACCGAAACGCTCACCGTCACCGTAAATGTGAAAAACACGGGTTCTATCTTTGGCAAGGAAGTGGTGCAGTTGTACGTTCATGACTGTGAGTCTGAGGTTAGCCGCCCTGAGAAAGAGCTTAAAGGCTTCGCCAAAGTAGCTCTTGAACCGGGAGAAGAAACAACCGTTTCGTTTACCTTGGACAAGCGCAGTTTTGCCTACTACAGTGTTGAACGTACAGCGTGGCATGTGGAGAGCGGAGAATTCGATATTCTAATAGGCTCCTCTTCGCGGGACATCTCGTTGCAGACGAAGCTCCATGTGGTATCCACTTCAGAGGAGATCGTGCCGACATATGACCGGAATACTGCCCTTGGTGAATTGCTTTCGAATCCGAAGACGTTAGCAGTCTTGGACCAACTTCAAGGATTGGCTCCACAGAGTGCCGAAAGTGCATCCTCTGACGCCATTTCTAGGGAGATGATACAGGCCTCAATGAAGTATATGCCTCTGAGGGCATTAATTCCGTTTACAGGTGGAGAACTTACGGAAGAGGCATTGTCCATGCTGCTTGTGCAGCTTAAAACAGTAGTACGTCAATAAGCATTCAACATTGATAAGTTGAGCTAACTCGATTCCTGAATTATTGGGATTGTAACCGTCACAAACGGGCGATACCTAAATTCATTTAGTGCAGTTGAATTCTGCCTATTTGAGTTTAGGTATTTTTTATTTCAGAGGTTTCTGGAACGGAATCCGGAACAAGTGCAGGTGCGGTTGATTCGTACATCACTTCGTGATTCTGAATGGGAGTTCGACAAAAAGATAATTATTCATTACAATGAGAATGATTATCATATAGAGAACACATGGAGTGCTTAATTATGAACAATTCGATTCAATATAATTTCAATCATTTCTTTGACAAGCTTGAAGTAGGTCATCAAGCCGGAAGTTCAAGCCATATGCTTCATCCTACGACAGGAATAGGACAGATTCTTCGATTGTACCCACGCTCTGAGTTGGAGATGGTTATGTCAGACTATAAGCTGTACCAGGACCATGATATACGCCTAGATTCACTCGCGCCAATGGTAGAGTTTGGGTATTGTTATGAGGGTAGCAGGGAGATAAGTGTACCTGGCGCTCGTCAGGAGTTCATGCCTGCCAATTGGAGTTTGCAACTGATTAATACCTCGGAAGCGAGATTGGAGCTAGGCCAAGCACAATCCTTTCGAATGTTGGGCATCGGGATGTCTGTCGGCGTGTTTCATCATTTTATGACCTCCATCGGGGGAGTGCAAAGGGCTGACTTTAACAGCCTACTTGGAGGAAAGTCGTATCGGTTGCTTCAGGAGAAGCCTCCAGCTTCCGCCAGTGCTTCGCTTCACCACATTGCAGCAAGCCTAAGAGATGGAACGATGAATAATATTGAGCTGGAGTATACGGTGTTAGAACTCCTGGAACTGGCGCTCCGCACTTTTCTTGAAGGAAAAGAGGAACGGATAGGGATTAGCCAAGAGACCCAGCTGCGCGTTGGCGAAGCGCGCCGAATAATCCTGGAGCAGATGGATAATCCTCCATCATTGTTGCAGCTGTCGCGTATGGTCGGTTTGAATGATTACAAGCTCAAGGTGGGCTTCAAGGAAATGTATGGCAACACAATCTTTGGATACCTACGAGAGAAGAGGATGGAGCAGGCTTTAAAGCTACTTCAAGCCGGCAAGTCCAACGTCATTGAAGTGTCATGCGCAGTGGGCTACTCGAATCCAAGCCATTTTGCCGAGGCGTTCCGCAAGAAATTCGGGGTAAATCCCAGCGCATTACTACGTGAAAATTCTTCCCGGATATAACATGGTAATGACAGGCTTGTATTTAAAACGGATTGTTAACTTATCGGTTAACTTACTCTCTTCACAAGCAACTGAACTTGCCTGGCATAGAAAAAGCCCTTCAGAACCCACTGAAGGGCTTTTTCATGAAATCAGATGGTTAAATTACAGAGAATCTCATGGACTCCGTGAAACGGGGATTTTAATCCACCTTGGGGTAGAGGGTGCCGTCAGAAAAACCTTACTATAGTAATAATTATTTTCATATTTTCACAGAAGGGAGAGTGCCCAAGTGCGCTCACAATACAGTTCTGATTCCAATTCCAATTTCAATTCAGGCCCTCTCCCATCCTTCTGGCCGTTTGTACTGACCGGGATGTTGATGATTGTGACCACGACAGGGTTTGCGCGAATGGCCTATGGGATAGTGTTGCCTTATATGCAGGCCGGACTCGGATTGTCAATTTCACAGGGAGGGATGCTTGGCACGATCATGTTTCTAGGCTACCTGGCTTCGGTCGGGTTATCGGGCATACTCGCTGTCCGCTGGGGTAGCAAAGCTGTTCTTATGGCAGGAGGTGGTGCTGTTGTCATCAGCATGTTTGGCCTTTCCGGATCATATTCGTTCATTTGGGTGGCTCTGTTCATGTTCCTGGCCGGAGGGGGCAGTGCACTGGTGTTCACTCCGCTCATGTCCCTCATGCTGGGCCAGTTCCCGGACAAGAAGGGAATCGTCCTCGGGATGTTGCTAAGTGGTGCAGGTATCGGGATGCTGTTAAGCGGATTTTTAGTACCCTTACTAATCGCTCAATTCCCCGTTCTAGGCTGGCGTGCGGTCTGGTTAGGGTTCGGTGTCATCTCACTTGTTGTGCTAATCGCGGCTTTATTGATCCTGAGAAACCCCGAGATTGTAGGGAGCGTGAAGGAGACAGACAAACCGAAGTGGTTAAAAAATAAAGCATTGATGCAGGTGGCTGTACTCTATTTTCTAGTGGGTATAGCATATCTTGTCCCCAATCTATATCAATCTGGTTATATGCTGGCTGAAGGGATTTCGGACCGCGCTGCCGGTCTGGTGTACGCCATAGCTGGCATCTTCAGCATTGCAGGCGGCCCTGTCTGGGGCAGTCTGTCCGACCGATTTGGTGTAAACCGGATGTTTATACTGGTTTGGGCTTGCGCGGCGGCGGGGGATATCATCCCGCTTCTGAATCACAGTATTCCGGGGTTCGTCTTATCATCAGTACTTTGGGGCTCCAGTATCGGTGGTCTGGTTACATTAATTCAGCTGAAGGCTGCGAAACAAGTCAATCCC
The sequence above is a segment of the Paenibacillus sp. FSL R7-0204 genome. Coding sequences within it:
- a CDS encoding helix-turn-helix transcriptional regulator; the encoded protein is MNNSIQYNFNHFFDKLEVGHQAGSSSHMLHPTTGIGQILRLYPRSELEMVMSDYKLYQDHDIRLDSLAPMVEFGYCYEGSREISVPGARQEFMPANWSLQLINTSEARLELGQAQSFRMLGIGMSVGVFHHFMTSIGGVQRADFNSLLGGKSYRLLQEKPPASASASLHHIAASLRDGTMNNIELEYTVLELLELALRTFLEGKEERIGISQETQLRVGEARRIILEQMDNPPSLLQLSRMVGLNDYKLKVGFKEMYGNTIFGYLREKRMEQALKLLQAGKSNVIEVSCAVGYSNPSHFAEAFRKKFGVNPSALLRENSSRI
- a CDS encoding YbfB/YjiJ family MFS transporter, giving the protein MIVTTTGFARMAYGIVLPYMQAGLGLSISQGGMLGTIMFLGYLASVGLSGILAVRWGSKAVLMAGGGAVVISMFGLSGSYSFIWVALFMFLAGGGSALVFTPLMSLMLGQFPDKKGIVLGMLLSGAGIGMLLSGFLVPLLIAQFPVLGWRAVWLGFGVISLVVLIAALLILRNPEIVGSVKETDKPKWLKNKALMQVAVLYFLVGIAYLVPNLYQSGYMLAEGISDRAAGLVYAIAGIFSIAGGPVWGSLSDRFGVNRMFILVWACAAAGDIIPLLNHSIPGFVLSSVLWGSSIGGLVTLIQLKAAKQVNPRYVPTAIGLISIFYAVGQMLGPGMTGLMIDHLGGYGVAYGFGAVVYGFGLVASLISGFRGTTRNFWSRAKR